The proteins below are encoded in one region of Telopea speciosissima isolate NSW1024214 ecotype Mountain lineage chromosome 10, Tspe_v1, whole genome shotgun sequence:
- the LOC122642477 gene encoding uncharacterized protein LOC122642477 yields MKISGRTQLSAVISSKTLYPKSPDSEVQDTRSDRRSQAQRKKIRNPGFSGGGVRLKKDVAPVGKRSGPATPLLRWKFDDADLSVPKDKEPEPARKGRRKIRNAEEIPVSSRKLAAALWKLQLPEVTGVSGDGRGQQMKLSVRLGLEPHVSHMGVPFLPDLNSRDYGAETNDLLESPLSVSGSKNGVLYKVEPSFPFSNSAMEGATKWDPGCSKTPDEVYRLYGRMKLREDQPITTISVVSALQVELEQARNRIHELETEQRSSKKKVEHFLRKLAEERASWRNREHEKIRAIIDDVKDDLNRERKSRQRLEIVNSKLVNELAEAKLSAKRFMQEYEKEQKSRELMEEVCDELAKEIGEDKAEVELLKRESMKIREEVDEERKMLQMAEVWREERVQMKLVDAKLTLEEKYSQLSKLIADLEAFLRSRSTTPDVTELREGEFLREAASSVKIQDIKEFSYEPPNSEDIFSVFEDLQACEANEREIEPCADYSPASHASKVHTVSPDVNGFIKSHMQRYSNGSIDQNGDIEEDGSGWETVSHAEDQGSSYSPEGSDPSVNRICQDSNVSESGTEWEDNAGHDTPNTETSNVCPVSTIHSKKKVSSIARLWKSCPSNGENYKIITVEGMKGGISNGRISNGGINSPDQGSGGGGLSPRSLVMQWPSPDAGNPHISRGMKGCIEWPRGIQKNSLKAKLLEARMESQKIQLRHVLKQKI; encoded by the exons atgaagatatcCGGTAGAACTCAGCTTTCGGCGGTGATATCCTCAAAAACCCTATACCCAAAGTCGCCGGATTCGGAAGTTCAAGACACGAGGAGCGATCGAAGGTCTCAAGCTCAAAGGAAGAAGATCAGGAACCCTGGTTTCTCTGGTGGTGGAGTACGGTTGAAGAAGGATGTAGCTCCGGTAGGAAAGAGGAGCGGACCCGCAACTCCACTCTTGCGGTGGAAGTTTGACGATGCAGATTTATCTGTTCCTAAAGATAAGGAGCCGGAGCCGGCGCGGAAAGGTCGCCGAAAAATCAGGAATGCCGAAGAGATTCCGGTTTCGTCTAGGAAGCTGGCTGCCGCTCTCTGGAAGTTGCAGCTGCCGGAGGTCACCGGCGTTTCTGGCGATGGACGTGGTCAGCAAATGAAGTTGTCTGTTCGACTTGGGCTTGAG CCTCATGTTAGCCATATGGGGGTTCCATTTCTTCCTGATCTCAACAGCAGAGACTATGGTGCAGAAACAAATGATTTGTTAGAGAGTCCGCTTTCTGTCTCTGGCTCGAAGAATGGAGTTCTGTATAAG GTTGAACCTTCTTTCCCATTTTCCAATTCAGCAATGGAGGGGGCAACAAAATGGGACCCCGGATGCTCAAAAACACCAGATGAGGTTTACCGGTTATATGGTCGCATGAAACTTCGAGAAGACCAACCAATCACTACTATCTCAGTCGTTTCAGCTTTGCAAGTTGAACTTGAGCAGGCTCGAAACCGTATTCATGAGCTTGAAACTGAACAACGTTCCTCAAAGAAGAAAGTTGAGCACTTCTTGAGAAAACTTGCTGAGGAAAGGGCATCATGGCGAAACAGAGAGCATGAAAAGATTCGCGCAATAATTGATGATGTCAAGGATGACTTGAACAGAGAGAGGAAAAGTCGTCAGAGGCTGGAAATTGTCAACTCAAAATTGGTCAATGAACTAGCTGAAGCCAAGTTATCTGCAAAACGTTTTATGCAAGAGTACGAGAAAGAGCAAAAATCCAGAGAGCTAATGGAAGAAGTATGTGATGAGCTTGCGAAGGAAATTGGGGAAGACAAGGCCGAAGTTGAGTTACTGAAAAGGGAGTCCATGAAAATCCGTGAAGAAGtggatgaagagagaaagatgTTGCAAATGGCTGAAGTCTGGCGTGAAGAAAGGGTTCAAATGAAGTTGGTGGATGCCAAGTTGACACTTGAAGAAAAGTATTCCCAGTTGAGCAAACTTATAGCGGACCTGGAGGCTTTCTTAAGATCAAGAAGTACAACCCCAGATGTGACGGAGTTGAGAGAGGGGGAGTTCCTTCGAGAGGCAGCCAGCTCAGTGAAGATTCAAGATATCAAAGAGTTCTCTTACGAACCACCAAATTCAGAGGACATTTTCTCTGTGTTTGAGGATCTCCAAGCTTGTGAAGCTAATGAAAGGGAGATAGAACCTTGTGCTGATTACAGCCCTGCTAGCCATGCCTCCAAAGTCCACACTGTGAGTCCCGATGTCAATGGGTTTATCAAAAGCCACATGCAAAGATATTCAAATGGGTCCATTGATCAGAATGGGGATATAGAAGAAGATGGGAGTGGCTGGGAAACTGTGAGTCATGCTGAGGATCAAGGCTCAAGTTATTCACCTGAGGGTAGTGACCCATCTGTTAATAGGATCTGCCAGGACAGTAATGTCTCAGAGAGTGGAACAGAATGGGAAGACAATGCTGGTCATGATACCCCGAATACAGAAACCAGTAATGTCTGTCCTGTATCAACCATACACTCAAAGAAGAAGGTGTCATCCATAGCCAGACTTTGGAAATCATGTCCAAGTAATGGTGAAAACTACAAGATAATAACTGTTGAAGGGATGAAGGGAGGGATTTCGAATGGTAGAATTTCCAATGGGGGGATCAATTCTCCAGACCAAGGGTCAGGTGGAGGTGGGCTAAGCCCCCGGAGTTTGGTGATGCAGTGGCCCTCACCTGACGCTGGGAATCCACACATAAGTAGAGGGATGAAAGGGTGCATTGAATGGCCGCGAGGCATACAGAAGAATAGTTTAAAGGCAAAGCTTTTGGAGGCAAGGATGGAAAGCCAGAAAATCCAATTGCGCCATGTTCTCAAGCAGAAGATTTAG